One Fibrobacterota bacterium genomic region harbors:
- the ccsA gene encoding cytochrome c biogenesis protein CcsA: protein MTRIANSLWILLALAAPFARAQSQSANPAPAAMDQKFDSLFEESHKAGGAVAPANGPTATDGSLPDGHPEVGPETGGPETGADPHAHAGMGSLLPKPGPVPIVPVHDVKALEAVPVLHEGRLKPMITYARHMLLQFSGRTSYQNLSAMQVMAKILFAPETVGDLRIFLINNPEVAEALGVAPEKSRRYSFSQLEKSLPKLQELADKANALQDEKRNLVQKEVLRVFGNLVEFVNLSRTFSFALPNAAYEVQLAETRALLQLKPGQPRYSFWDLMMDAQPIAKVLEGIGNRGEAQRTPMEREIVALSQAMYMNSQTLHPSPFRCFPIPPAMAAAAGVPGWVSPAEIVAVPEELQSFRKELDYWADAAAAYRAGDQAGFSKDAGDYVGAMENRAYEQLSETHFPLEILYQKSEPFYWGLVLYWFALIACFAYFLTRKEWMYKGALWVFLAGYAVHISGIVARILIMKRPPVTSLFETFPFVAAVSILAALFIERINRKKPSRAIGLLSASLLGVVLLSIANRYAAEGDTMKMLVAVLNSNFWLSTHVVCVTIGYSACLLAGAIGHLWLIRALWPATIRGDEASRGEPADGGRGVLGPTGEAGGKSERLKEISKMVYGTLCFGLLFSFIGTVLGGIWADQSWGRFWGWDPKENGALLIVIWCIILLHAKQWGYIRAFGMAQGAVFGAIVVSLAWFGVNLLNVGLHSYGFTTGAATKLFSYIGGELSFMAATAVGVKLGWGSKPRAAKGGLANPPGTRGLPASQPT, encoded by the coding sequence ATGACTCGCATCGCCAACAGCCTGTGGATCCTGCTCGCACTGGCCGCGCCCTTCGCCCGCGCGCAATCGCAAAGCGCCAATCCGGCCCCCGCCGCCATGGATCAGAAGTTCGACTCGCTTTTCGAAGAGTCCCATAAGGCCGGGGGCGCGGTCGCGCCCGCCAACGGGCCGACGGCTACGGACGGTTCCCTACCCGACGGGCATCCCGAGGTCGGCCCGGAGACCGGGGGCCCGGAAACCGGCGCGGATCCGCACGCGCATGCCGGCATGGGATCCTTGCTGCCGAAACCGGGCCCGGTACCGATCGTCCCCGTCCATGACGTGAAGGCGTTAGAAGCCGTGCCCGTGCTGCACGAGGGCCGCCTCAAGCCCATGATCACCTACGCGCGGCACATGCTGTTGCAATTCTCGGGGCGTACCAGCTATCAAAACCTTTCCGCCATGCAGGTGATGGCCAAGATCCTTTTCGCGCCGGAAACGGTGGGCGATCTGCGCATCTTCCTGATCAACAATCCCGAAGTGGCCGAAGCCCTGGGAGTGGCCCCCGAGAAAAGCCGCCGCTATTCGTTCTCCCAATTGGAGAAATCGCTGCCGAAGCTCCAGGAGCTGGCCGACAAAGCGAACGCCTTGCAGGATGAGAAGCGGAATCTGGTGCAGAAGGAAGTGCTGCGCGTATTCGGCAACCTGGTGGAATTCGTGAACCTCTCCCGCACCTTTTCCTTCGCATTGCCGAACGCCGCTTACGAGGTGCAGTTGGCGGAAACCCGCGCCCTGTTGCAACTCAAGCCCGGGCAACCGCGCTACTCGTTCTGGGATCTCATGATGGACGCGCAGCCCATCGCCAAGGTCCTGGAGGGCATCGGAAACCGCGGCGAAGCCCAACGCACCCCCATGGAACGGGAGATCGTAGCCTTGTCCCAGGCCATGTACATGAACTCCCAAACGCTTCATCCTTCCCCTTTCCGGTGCTTCCCCATTCCGCCCGCCATGGCCGCGGCCGCGGGAGTGCCGGGCTGGGTCAGCCCCGCCGAGATCGTGGCCGTGCCCGAGGAATTGCAATCCTTCCGCAAAGAGTTGGACTACTGGGCCGATGCCGCTGCGGCCTACCGCGCCGGGGATCAGGCGGGCTTTAGCAAGGACGCCGGCGACTATGTGGGCGCCATGGAGAACCGGGCATACGAGCAGCTTTCCGAGACCCATTTCCCGTTGGAAATCCTGTACCAGAAAAGCGAGCCTTTCTATTGGGGCCTGGTCCTGTATTGGTTCGCCCTCATCGCTTGCTTCGCCTATTTCCTGACCCGCAAGGAGTGGATGTACAAAGGCGCGCTCTGGGTCTTCCTGGCCGGCTATGCCGTGCATATCTCCGGCATCGTCGCGCGCATCCTCATCATGAAGCGGCCCCCGGTGACTTCGCTTTTCGAAACCTTCCCGTTCGTCGCCGCGGTTTCCATCCTGGCGGCCCTTTTCATCGAACGCATCAACCGGAAGAAGCCCAGCCGGGCCATCGGCCTCTTGTCGGCTTCGCTCCTGGGCGTGGTTCTCTTATCCATCGCCAATCGCTACGCGGCCGAGGGCGATACCATGAAAATGCTGGTGGCCGTGCTCAACAGCAATTTCTGGCTCTCCACCCACGTGGTCTGCGTGACCATCGGCTATTCGGCCTGCCTTCTGGCGGGTGCCATCGGCCACCTCTGGTTGATCCGGGCCTTATGGCCGGCGACCATCCGCGGCGATGAAGCGTCCCGCGGCGAACCCGCGGACGGCGGCCGCGGGGTTTTGGGTCCCACCGGCGAAGCCGGTGGGAAGTCCGAACGGCTGAAGGAAATCAGCAAGATGGTGTACGGGACCCTATGCTTCGGGTTGCTGTTCTCCTTCATCGGGACGGTGCTGGGCGGGATCTGGGCCGATCAGAGCTGGGGCCGTTTCTGGGGCTGGGACCCGAAGGAAAACGGCGCGCTCCTGATCGTCATCTGGTGCATCATCCTTTTGCATGCCAAGCAGTGGGGCTATATCCGCGCCTTCGGCATGGCGCAGGGCGCGGTATTCGGCGCGATCGTGGTGAGCCTGGCCTGGTTCGGCGTGAACCTCTTGAACGTGGGACTGCATTCCTATGGATTCACCACCGGAG
- a CDS encoding rhodanese-like domain-containing protein, producing MGEDEKAGTRPAIDAATLKQWIREGRKFRLIDIRSPEQHAAGHIPGAQNEFINAALKQGDEKAVDRIETGDGIPIVTVCNQGGSCRIASDLLRKKGVEAYALEGGMKAWLTAGNPAETASKTGPE from the coding sequence ATGGGAGAAGATGAGAAGGCAGGCACGCGCCCCGCAATCGACGCGGCTACGTTGAAGCAATGGATCCGGGAAGGCCGGAAGTTCCGTCTGATCGATATCCGCAGCCCGGAACAGCATGCCGCGGGCCATATCCCCGGCGCGCAGAACGAATTCATCAATGCGGCGCTGAAGCAGGGCGACGAGAAGGCCGTGGACCGGATCGAAACCGGGGATGGGATTCCCATCGTGACCGTCTGCAACCAAGGCGGCTCATGCCGCATCGCATCGGACCTGCTCCGGAAAAAGGGCGTGGAAGCCTATGCCCTGGAAGGGGGTATGAAGGCTTGGCTTACGGCCGGAAACCCGGCGGAGACCGCTTCTAAGACAGGGCCGGAGTGA
- a CDS encoding ribonucleoside-diphosphate reductase subunit alpha — MSMTLVDKESVRTIDAVGTVVAGLDPAKYQVERRNGTVVSFKGDKIVNAITKAFLAQEGLERATARISEEVQRIADLVFAALSKRRPNGGTWHIEDIQDQVELALMRVGRPEVAKRYVLYREERARLREAAKSGATAAPAQSPAIEYTVTDAQGRVKPLNRARVETVIREAVTGYEAVVPFERILKEALANLFPGIPEKDVSKAMVMVACSHIEEDPAWSYVTARILMDDIRDEVLGERLTQAQMTPRYVTYFGEYVQLAVDAQLLDKRLLEFDLDRMGKALKPERDLNITYLGLKTLVDRYFVHTPDGRTIELLQAFWMRVAMGLALNEVDRETRAIEFYEVLSSFRFTSSTPTLFNSGTLHSQMSSCYLTTVPDDLNGIFGAIRDDAMLSKFAGGLGNDWSNVRGLGSHIKGTNGKSQGVIPFLKVANDTAVAVNQGGRRKGAMCAYLETWHMDIEEFLDLRKNTGDDRRRTHDMNTANWIPDLFMKRVMTDGEWTLFSPNEVPDLHDLYGQAFEKRYKHYEEEVRQGRIKTFKKMSATALWRKMLTMVFETGHPWMTFKDPSNVRSPQRHAGVVHSSNLCTEILLNTSEAEIAVCNLGSLNMVAHIRNGKLDDQLMGETVAIAMRMLDNVIDLNYYPVVQARNSNLRHRPVGLGLMGFQDALYELGIAYSSDAAVEFADYSMEVISYHAILSSSKLAKERGTYPSYQGSSWSKGLLPIDTIEIMAAERGEPVLMDTKCNLDWAPVREHIKLWGMRNSNTMAIAPTATISNIIGVSQSIEPTYKNLYVKSNLSGEFTIINNYLVERLKKLGLWDKAMVDDLKYFDGELAEIKRIPEAEKRIFLTSFDIEPKWMIACAMKRQKWIDMGQSLNLYMAQPSGKKLDAMYKLAWQAGLKTTYYLRSLGATNAEKSTLDKTRGVNAVSAGDVLAGPVNGLDGKSKEAAFANAAIKPSIVKDPMDSAAAAAALSALKGTNGSAHASAASALDRAAASARELAEAETDRSDRAKEAAKAACSIINGEECEACQ, encoded by the coding sequence ATGAGCATGACGCTGGTGGACAAGGAGTCCGTGCGTACGATTGATGCGGTGGGAACGGTAGTCGCGGGCCTCGACCCGGCCAAGTACCAGGTAGAGCGCCGCAATGGCACCGTGGTGAGTTTCAAGGGCGATAAGATCGTTAACGCCATCACCAAGGCGTTCCTGGCCCAGGAAGGCCTGGAGCGGGCCACCGCGCGCATTTCGGAAGAGGTCCAACGCATCGCCGACCTGGTCTTCGCGGCCCTCTCCAAGCGCCGGCCCAACGGCGGCACGTGGCATATCGAGGACATCCAGGACCAGGTGGAACTGGCCCTGATGCGCGTGGGCCGGCCCGAGGTGGCCAAGCGTTACGTGCTGTACCGCGAAGAGCGCGCCCGCCTCCGCGAAGCCGCCAAGTCCGGCGCAACGGCGGCCCCGGCACAGTCGCCGGCCATCGAATACACGGTGACCGACGCCCAAGGCAGGGTGAAGCCCTTGAACCGCGCCCGCGTGGAAACGGTCATCCGCGAAGCCGTGACCGGCTACGAGGCCGTCGTCCCCTTCGAACGCATCCTCAAGGAGGCCCTGGCCAATCTCTTCCCCGGCATCCCCGAGAAAGACGTGTCCAAGGCCATGGTCATGGTGGCCTGTTCCCATATCGAAGAAGACCCCGCCTGGAGCTACGTCACCGCCCGCATCCTCATGGACGATATCCGGGACGAAGTGCTCGGCGAGCGCCTCACCCAGGCCCAGATGACCCCGCGCTACGTGACCTATTTCGGCGAATACGTGCAATTGGCGGTGGACGCGCAGCTTCTGGACAAGCGCCTGCTGGAGTTCGACCTCGATCGCATGGGCAAGGCCCTCAAGCCCGAGCGCGATCTCAACATCACCTACCTCGGCCTCAAGACCCTGGTCGATCGCTACTTCGTGCATACCCCGGACGGCCGTACCATCGAGCTCTTACAGGCCTTCTGGATGCGCGTCGCCATGGGCCTGGCCCTCAACGAGGTGGACCGCGAGACCCGCGCCATCGAGTTCTACGAGGTGCTGTCCAGCTTCCGATTCACCAGCTCCACTCCCACCCTGTTCAATTCCGGCACTTTGCATTCGCAGATGTCCTCCTGCTATCTCACCACCGTCCCGGACGATCTGAACGGCATCTTCGGCGCCATCCGCGACGACGCCATGCTGTCCAAGTTCGCCGGCGGCCTCGGCAACGACTGGTCCAACGTGCGCGGCCTGGGCTCCCATATCAAGGGCACCAACGGCAAGAGCCAGGGCGTGATCCCCTTCCTCAAGGTGGCCAACGACACTGCCGTGGCGGTGAACCAGGGCGGACGCCGCAAGGGCGCCATGTGCGCCTACCTGGAAACCTGGCATATGGACATCGAGGAATTCCTCGACCTGCGCAAGAACACCGGCGACGATCGCCGCCGCACCCATGATATGAACACGGCCAACTGGATCCCGGATCTGTTCATGAAGCGCGTGATGACGGACGGGGAGTGGACCCTGTTCAGCCCCAACGAGGTCCCAGACCTGCACGATCTGTACGGCCAGGCCTTCGAGAAGCGCTACAAGCATTACGAAGAAGAGGTCCGCCAGGGCCGCATCAAGACCTTCAAGAAGATGAGCGCTACGGCCTTGTGGCGGAAGATGCTCACCATGGTCTTCGAAACCGGCCATCCCTGGATGACCTTCAAGGATCCCTCCAACGTCCGTTCGCCCCAGCGGCATGCGGGCGTGGTGCATAGCTCCAACCTCTGCACCGAGATCCTGCTCAACACCAGCGAGGCCGAAATCGCGGTCTGCAACCTGGGCTCGCTGAACATGGTGGCGCATATCCGGAACGGCAAGCTCGACGACCAGCTGATGGGGGAGACCGTCGCCATCGCCATGCGCATGCTCGACAACGTCATCGACCTGAATTATTACCCCGTGGTACAGGCCCGTAACTCCAACCTGCGCCATCGTCCGGTGGGACTGGGGCTGATGGGCTTCCAGGACGCCCTCTACGAGCTGGGCATCGCCTACTCATCGGACGCGGCCGTGGAGTTCGCGGACTACTCCATGGAGGTCATCTCCTATCATGCCATCCTGTCCAGCTCCAAGCTGGCCAAGGAACGCGGGACCTATCCCAGCTACCAGGGCTCGTCCTGGTCCAAGGGCCTGCTTCCCATCGACACCATCGAGATCATGGCCGCCGAACGCGGCGAGCCGGTCTTGATGGATACCAAGTGCAACCTGGACTGGGCGCCGGTGCGCGAGCATATCAAGCTGTGGGGCATGCGCAATTCCAATACCATGGCCATCGCTCCCACCGCCACCATCTCGAACATCATCGGGGTCTCGCAGTCCATCGAGCCTACCTACAAGAACCTGTACGTGAAGAGCAACCTGTCGGGCGAGTTCACCATCATCAACAACTACCTGGTCGAGCGCCTCAAGAAGCTGGGCCTGTGGGACAAGGCCATGGTGGACGATCTGAAGTACTTCGACGGCGAACTGGCCGAGATCAAGCGCATCCCCGAGGCGGAGAAGAGGATTTTCCTGACCTCGTTCGATATCGAGCCCAAGTGGATGATCGCCTGCGCCATGAAGCGCCAGAAGTGGATCGACATGGGCCAGAGCCTGAACCTATACATGGCCCAGCCTTCGGGCAAGAAGCTGGACGCCATGTACAAGCTGGCCTGGCAGGCCGGCCTCAAGACCACGTATTACCTGCGGTCCCTGGGCGCCACCAACGCGGAGAAATCCACCCTGGACAAGACCCGCGGTGTGAACGCGGTATCGGCGGGGGACGTGCTGGCGGGCCCGGTCAACGGCCTGGACGGCAAGTCCAAGGAGGCGGCTTTCGCGAATGCGGCCATCAAGCCCAGCATCGTGAAGGACCCGATGGATTCGGCCGCCGCCGCCGCGGCGTTGTCCGCTCTCAAGGGTACGAACGGGAGCGCCCATGCATCCGCGGCCTCGGCGCTCGACCGCGCCGCCGCTTCGGCGCGGGAATTGGCTGAAGCGGAAACCGATCGGAGCGATCGGGCCAAAGAGGCGGCCAAGGCCGCCTGTTCCATCATCAACGGCGAGGAGTGCGAAGCATGCCAATGA
- a CDS encoding DUF2911 domain-containing protein, whose product MQLKTRALSRSSAKAGAAFALAACMTWAQPAVDIPRVSPMASVSQTFGYTTATVTYSRPAVNGRVIWGGLVPYGKVWRAGANEATVLELSTDARLNGQLLPKGKYGLFILPTEKDWTFIFSKTYKTWGAFTYDAKDDALRITVPHQAAEHLERLEYSFENLSDSGATLVAHWEKLKAPINIRVEFLQTGIAKIKEGLPKAKPDDQAAYMNAAKFYWTYGIDRKQAMEWIDKSIKIKPVYNNLWAKAEMLATDKKLDEAKKYAKQAREAAAKDPADAYAVTMIDKTVAGWGEAGKRN is encoded by the coding sequence ATGCAGTTGAAAACCCGTGCTCTGTCCCGTTCTTCCGCGAAAGCCGGCGCTGCGTTCGCGCTCGCGGCGTGCATGACGTGGGCGCAACCCGCGGTGGATATACCCCGCGTGAGCCCCATGGCATCGGTTAGCCAGACCTTCGGCTACACCACCGCCACGGTCACCTACAGCCGTCCCGCCGTGAACGGCCGCGTCATCTGGGGAGGCCTGGTGCCTTATGGCAAGGTCTGGCGGGCCGGGGCGAACGAAGCCACCGTCCTGGAATTGTCGACGGATGCGCGACTCAACGGCCAGCTCCTGCCCAAGGGTAAATACGGCCTTTTCATCTTGCCTACGGAGAAAGATTGGACCTTCATCTTCAGCAAAACCTACAAGACCTGGGGCGCCTTTACCTACGATGCTAAGGACGATGCCCTGCGCATTACCGTGCCGCATCAAGCCGCGGAGCATCTTGAACGGCTGGAGTACAGCTTCGAAAATCTTTCGGACAGCGGGGCCACTTTGGTCGCGCATTGGGAGAAACTGAAAGCCCCCATCAATATCCGCGTGGAGTTCCTGCAAACGGGCATAGCCAAGATCAAGGAAGGCCTGCCCAAGGCCAAGCCGGACGATCAAGCCGCTTACATGAATGCGGCCAAGTTCTACTGGACCTACGGCATCGACCGCAAGCAGGCCATGGAGTGGATCGACAAGTCCATCAAGATCAAGCCGGTCTACAACAACCTTTGGGCCAAGGCCGAGATGCTGGCTACGGATAAAAAGTTGGATGAAGCCAAGAAGTACGCGAAGCAGGCGCGGGAAGCGGCGGCGAAGGATCCGGCCGATGCCTACGCGGTGACGATGATCGATAAGACCGTGGCGGGCTGGGGGGAAGCGGGGAAAAGGAATTAG
- a CDS encoding cytochrome c biogenesis protein ResB, with translation MTEARSWRRTAARSGLVKAVLHPAITLICLLILFALIFFGTLYQADHGLFEAQKRFFGYGIVLVGGFFPLPGASLVIWILSIQLAVMMTVQLTWRLNRIGLWIVHLGIMALLVGGFITQMLAVESQLTLAEGETGHFTTAYHEFELAFWESRGDTNSVFAWGSDALQPGRQLDILPYGARITVHAYYQNSDAFTTQATNGPHYLNGSGIGLLEQRKPEKEVTQNAPGVIFTLSEPGQPDREVLLYAQEPRPLSLTLAGKKVFAQLRLKHYPLPFSLKLNRFVKNLHPGTDIPSSFESYADLTENGSSRPVKVWMNNPLRTYGFTFFQASYAQAEGQANKSTFAVVTNPGRVLPYVSSITVFAGLLLHFLIRLIPFVRREAAV, from the coding sequence ATGACGGAAGCGCGTTCCTGGCGGCGGACGGCCGCACGTAGCGGCCTCGTCAAGGCCGTGTTGCATCCCGCCATCACCTTGATTTGCCTCTTGATCCTTTTCGCGCTGATCTTCTTCGGCACCTTGTACCAGGCCGATCATGGCTTGTTCGAAGCGCAGAAGCGCTTCTTCGGATACGGCATCGTGCTGGTCGGCGGGTTCTTTCCGCTGCCGGGAGCGAGCCTGGTCATCTGGATCCTCTCCATCCAACTCGCCGTGATGATGACGGTGCAGCTGACCTGGCGCCTCAACCGCATCGGCCTGTGGATCGTCCATCTCGGGATCATGGCTTTGCTCGTGGGCGGATTCATCACCCAGATGCTGGCGGTGGAATCCCAACTCACCTTGGCGGAAGGGGAAACCGGGCATTTCACCACGGCCTACCATGAATTCGAATTGGCCTTCTGGGAAAGCCGGGGAGACACCAATAGCGTTTTCGCCTGGGGCTCGGATGCGCTGCAACCGGGCCGGCAGTTGGACATCTTACCCTATGGGGCACGCATCACCGTCCACGCCTATTACCAGAACTCCGACGCCTTCACCACCCAGGCCACCAATGGGCCGCATTACCTGAACGGCTCGGGCATCGGGCTCTTGGAGCAGCGCAAGCCGGAGAAAGAGGTGACCCAGAACGCGCCCGGGGTCATCTTCACCTTGAGCGAGCCGGGCCAACCGGATCGCGAGGTGTTGCTCTACGCGCAGGAGCCCAGGCCTCTCTCCCTCACCCTGGCAGGCAAAAAGGTCTTCGCGCAATTGCGCTTGAAGCATTATCCCCTCCCCTTCAGCCTGAAGCTGAATCGATTCGTGAAAAACCTGCACCCCGGCACCGACATCCCCAGCAGCTTCGAGAGCTACGCCGACCTGACCGAAAACGGCTCCAGCCGCCCGGTGAAGGTGTGGATGAACAATCCCCTGCGTACCTACGGCTTTACCTTCTTCCAGGCATCCTATGCGCAGGCGGAAGGGCAGGCCAATAAGTCAACCTTCGCGGTGGTGACCAATCCCGGCCGCGTGCTCCCTTATGTTTCCAGCATCACCGTTTTCGCGGGGCTGCTGCTGCATTTCCTCATCCGCCTGATCCCGTTCGTGCGCAGGGAGGCCGCCGTATGA
- a CDS encoding ribonucleotide-diphosphate reductase subunit beta, whose product MPMNWDDEDDKSGTPSVFGGAAVAPAAPPAELKPSSILAETVMTPRSPAVQRMVAEAAATRTVAPAQGLRPNAPPVLDAAAEAMAAAAASLNGTAKLVSLLGESVSRVKVDEKRIINCRADLNQLVPIKYQWAWQKYLDACANHWMPQEINMSRDIELWKSNELTEDERRIVKRNMGFFSTADSLVANNIVLAAYKHITNPECRQYMLRQSFEEALHTHAYQYIIESLGLDEAEIFNMYHEINTIHGKDAFEIALTREMLKPDFETESFKGAQTFLENLIGYYVIMEGIFFYSGFVMMLSFQRQNRLPGSGEQFQYILRDETMHMNFGIDVINQIKIENPDLWTPAVKEKSTELIRKAVELEIAYAKDTMPRGILGLNAAMFEDYVQYVADRRLEKIGLPKVYGASNPFPWMSEILDLKKEKNFFETRVTEYQTGGALSWE is encoded by the coding sequence ATGCCAATGAATTGGGATGACGAAGACGATAAGAGCGGAACCCCCAGCGTATTCGGCGGAGCGGCGGTCGCACCCGCCGCGCCTCCCGCGGAGCTGAAGCCCAGTTCGATCTTGGCGGAAACGGTAATGACTCCGCGCTCGCCGGCCGTTCAGCGCATGGTGGCGGAAGCCGCCGCGACCCGGACGGTCGCTCCCGCCCAGGGCCTGCGCCCGAATGCCCCGCCCGTCCTGGATGCCGCCGCGGAGGCCATGGCCGCCGCCGCCGCATCCCTCAACGGCACCGCCAAGCTGGTCTCCCTGTTGGGCGAATCCGTCTCCCGCGTGAAGGTTGACGAGAAGCGCATCATCAATTGCCGCGCCGACCTCAACCAATTGGTGCCCATCAAGTACCAATGGGCCTGGCAGAAATACCTGGACGCCTGCGCCAACCATTGGATGCCGCAGGAGATCAACATGTCCCGGGATATCGAGCTCTGGAAGAGCAACGAGCTCACCGAGGACGAGCGCCGCATCGTGAAGCGCAACATGGGCTTTTTCTCGACTGCGGATTCGCTGGTGGCCAACAACATCGTGCTGGCGGCCTACAAGCACATCACCAATCCGGAATGCCGCCAATACATGCTGCGCCAGTCCTTCGAAGAGGCCTTGCACACCCATGCTTATCAGTACATCATCGAGTCCCTCGGCCTGGACGAGGCCGAAATCTTCAACATGTACCATGAGATCAATACCATCCACGGCAAGGATGCCTTCGAGATCGCGCTCACCCGCGAAATGCTGAAGCCGGATTTCGAGACGGAAAGCTTCAAGGGGGCCCAGACCTTCCTGGAGAACCTGATCGGCTACTACGTGATCATGGAAGGCATCTTCTTCTACAGTGGCTTCGTGATGATGCTGAGCTTCCAGCGCCAGAACCGGCTTCCCGGATCCGGCGAGCAGTTCCAGTACATCCTCCGCGACGAAACCATGCACATGAACTTCGGCATCGACGTGATCAACCAGATCAAGATCGAGAACCCGGACTTGTGGACCCCGGCCGTGAAGGAGAAATCCACCGAGCTCATCCGCAAGGCGGTGGAATTGGAAATCGCCTACGCCAAAGACACCATGCCGCGCGGCATCCTGGGGCTGAACGCCGCCATGTTCGAGGACTACGTCCAATACGTGGCGGACCGCCGCCTGGAGAAGATCGGACTGCCCAAGGTGTACGGCGCCAGCAATCCTTTCCCCTGGATGTCGGAAATCCTGGACCTCAAGAAGGAGAAGAACTTCTTCGAGACCCGGGTGACCGAATACCAGACGGGCGGGGCGCTGAGCTGGGAGTAG